The stretch of DNA NNNNNNNNNNNNNNNNNNNNNNNNNNNNNNNNNNNNNNNNNNNNNNNNNNNNNNNNNNNNNNNNNNNNNNNNNNNNNNNNNNNNNNNNNNNNNNNNNNNNNNNNNNNNNNNNNNNNNNNNNNNNNNNNNNNNNNNNNNNNNNNNNNNNNNNNNNNNNNNNNNNNNNNNNNNNNNNNNNNNNNNNNNNNNNNNNNNNNNNNNNNNNNNNNNNNNNNNNNNNNNNNNNNNNNNNNNNNNNNNNNNNNNNNNNNNNNNNNNNNNNNNNNNNNNNNNNNNNNNNNNNNNNNNNNNNNNNNNNNNNNNNNNNNNNNNNNNNNNNNNNNNNNNNNNNNNNNNNNNNNNNNNNNNNNNNNNNNNNNNNNNNNNNNNNNNNNNNNNNNNNNNNNNNNNNNNNNNNNNNNNNNNNNNNNNNNNNNNNNNNNNNNNNNNNNNNNNNNNNNNNNNNNNNNNNNNNNNNNNNNNNNNNNNNNNNNNNNNNNNNNNNNNNNNNNNNNNNNNNNNNNNNNNNNNNNNNNNNNNNNNNNNAACGCGGTGTTGGTTTTGTTGTGCGTGTTGCTTAATCTAGACGGTGCGGCTGTTCGATTATCGCCGGAAGCACCTCACGCCTCGGGCTGTCCCTTGAATGTTCTTCGTCGCTTCCCCCGAACCCTGCCCAGCGGAGTTGGCTCGGCACTCCCGTATGCTTCCGCTTGCCTGCACGCTCCAACGCGTGCGGGGGCCGGTTCGTCCGGGCGTGCTGGGTTTGTGGACCGTGGTGGCGGATGAGTGGTGTGCGGGTTGTTAGTGTGTCTGGCTCCTTGCCTCGCGCACCGAACGGCCGCGCTGAAACTCGAGTTACCCAAAAGGCTTGCTTGGCGCAATGCGAGCAAGGTGAGATGCCCAAAGGCTTGCTGGGCGCAATGCCAGCAAGATGCACGTTGCCTAGGCACACTAGCAAGCACGTTGTGGTTGTGGTGTTGATGCCGGGGTCACCCGCCCCCAGTCCAAGGTCGATCACGGGCGTCGGGCTCCGGCGAAACCCGATTGTCGTAGGAACAACGAGGGAAACACGCCCATGCACGGCCCATCCAGGCACCACCTAGGGATCATGGCATGGAGGTGTTTTGCCTTGGGCACCCGCCCGGGGTAACTCCTTGAGCTTGGCCCAGGACAAGGGATCATCCCCCAANNNNNNNNNNNNNNNNNNNNNNNNNNNNNNNNNNNNNNNNNNNNNNNNNNNNNNNNNNNNNNNNNNNNNNNNNNNNNNNNNNNNNNNNNNNNNNNNNNNNNNNNNNNNNNNNNNNNNNNNNNNNNNNNNNNNNNNNNNNNNNNNNNNNNNNNNNNNNNNNNNNNNNNNNNNNNNNNNNNNNNNNNNNNNNNNNNNNNNNNNNNNNNNNNNNNNNNNNNNNNNNNNNNNNNNNNNNNNNNNNNNNNNNNNNNNNNNNNNNNNNNNNNNNNNNNNNNNNNNNNNNNNNNNNNNNNNNNNNNNNNNNNNNNNNNNNNNNNNNNNNNNNNNNNNNNNGGGGGCGTCGGCAGCGCGGCGCGCAGGGTCGGTGACGGATTCTACCTGGTTGATCCTGCCAGTAGTCATATGCTTGTCTCAAAGATTAAGCCATGCATGTGTAAGTATGAACTAATTCAGACGGTGAAACTGCGAATGGCTCATTAAATCAGTTATAGTTTGTTTGATGGTACCTACTACTCGGATAACCGTAGTAATTCTAGAGCTAATACGTGCAACAAACCCCGACTTCTGGAAGGGATGCATTTATTAGATAAAAGGTCAACGCAGGCCCTGCCTGTTGCTTTGATGATTCATGATAACTCGTCGGATCGCACGGCCCTTATGCCGGCGACGCATCATTCAAATTTCTACCCTATCAACTTTCGATGGTAGGATAGTGGCCTACCATGGTGGTGACGGGTGACGGAGAATTAGGGTTCGATTCCGGAGAGGGAGCCTGAGAAACGGCTACCACATCCAAGGAAGGCAGCAGGCGCGCAAATTACCCAATCCTGACACGGGGAGGTAGTGACAATAAATAACAATACCGGGCTCATAGAGTCTGGTAATTGGAATGAGTACAATCTAAATCCCTTAACGAGGATCCATTGGAGGGCAAGTCTGGTGCCAGCAGCCGCGGTAATTCCAGCTCCAATAGCGTATATTTAAGTTGTTGCAGTTAAAAAGCTCGTAGTTGGACCTTGGGTTGGGCCGATCGGTCCGCCGTCGGTGTGCACCGGTCGGCTCGTCCCTTCTGCCAGCGATGCGCTCCTGGCCTTAACTGGTCGGGTCATTTCTCTGGCGCTGTTACTTTGAAGAAATTAGAGTGCTCAAAGCAAGCCTACGCTCTGTATACATTAGCATGGGATAACATCATAGGATTCCGATCCTATTGTGTTGGCCTTCGGGATCGGAGTAATGATTAACAGGGACAGTCGGGGGCATTCGTATTTCATAGTCAGAGGTGAAATTCTTGGATTTATGAAAGACGAACAACTGCGAAAGCATTTGCCaaggatgttttcattaatCAAGAACGAAAGTTGGGGGCTCGAAGACGATCAGATACCGTCCTAGTCTCAACCATAACCGATGCCGACCAGGGATCAGCGGATGTTTCTTTTAGGACTCCGCTGGCACCTTATAAGAAATCAAAGTCATTGGGTTCCTGGGGGAGTATGGTCGCAAAGCTGAAACTTAAAGGAATTGACAGAAGGGCACCACTAGGAGTGGAGCCTGCAGCTTAATTTGACTCAACACGGGGTAACTTACCAGGTCCAGACATAGTAAGGATTGACAGACTGAGGGCTCTTTCTTGATTCTATGGGTGGTGTGCATGGCCGTTCTTAGTTGGTGGAGCGATTTGTCTGGTTAATTTCGTTAACGAACGAGACCTCAGCCTGCTAACTAGCTATGTGGAGGTAACCCTCCACGGCCAGCTTCTTAGAGGGACTATGGCCGCCCAGGCCATGGAAGTTTGAGGCAATAACAGGTCTGTGATGCCCTTAGATGTTCTGGGCCGCACGCGCGCTACACTGATGTATTCAACGAGTCTATAGCCTTGGCCGACAGGCCCGGGTAATCTTTGAAATTTCATCGTGATGGGGATAGATCATTGCAATTGTTGGTCTTCAACGAGGAATTCCTAGTAAGCGCGAGTCATCAGCTCGCGTTGACTACGTCCCTGCCCTTTGTACACACCGCCCGTCGCTCCTACCGATTGAATGGTCCGGTGAAGTGTTCGGATCGCGGCGACGTGGGCGGTTCGCTGCCGGCGACGTTGTGAGAAGTCCACTGAACCTTATCATTTAGAGGAAGGAGAAGTCGTAACAAGGTTTCCGTAGGTGAACCTGCGGAAGGATCAATGTCGACGCTGCACAAACCAGGATTGACGCGCGAACGAGTCCACAAACACCCGAGGCGGGGAAGGGCGGCCGTGCGTGGCCGGCGCCCCGtctcaaacaagaacaaaacCCCGGCGCGGAAAGCGCCAAGGAAGCCAAACATTTCTGCTCTCCCCGCCGGCTCCGGAGACGGCATCCGGTCGGGGCGACGAGTGACCACAAGAGTTAAGAACGACTCTCGGCAACGGATATCTCGGCTCTTGAAACACGGACCAAGGAGTCTGAAATGTGTGCGAGTCAACGGGTGAATAAACCCGCGGGGCGCAAGGAAGCTAATTGGCGGGATCCCCCCGGGGGTTGCACCGCCGACCGACCCTGATCTTCTGTGAAGGGTTCGAGTGAGAGCATGCCTGTCGGGACCCGAAAAATGGTGAACTATGCCTGAGCTGGGCAAAGCCAGAGGAAACTCTGGTGGAGGCCCGCAGCGATACTGACGTGCAAATCGTTCGTCTGACTTGGGTATAGGGGCGAAAGACTAATCGAATCGTCTAGTAGCTGGTTCCTTCCGAAGTTTCCCTCAGGATAGCTATAGCCTGCGGGCGAGTTCTATCGGGTAAAGCCAATGATTAGAGGCATCGGGGGCGCAACGCCCTCGACCTATTCTCAAACTTTAAATAGGTAGGACCGCGCGGCTGCTCTGTTGAGCCGTGCCACAGAATCGGGAGCTCCAAGTGGGCCATTTTTGGTAAGCAGAACTGGTGCTGCGGGATGAACCGGAAGTCGGGTTACGGTGCCCAACTACGCGCTAACCTAGACCCCACAAAGGGTGTTCGTCAATTAAGACAGCAGGACGGTGGTCATGGAAGTCGAAATCCGCTAAGGAGTGTGTAACCACTCACCTTCCGAATCAACTAGCCCCGAAAATGGATGGCGCTGAAGTGCGTGACCTATAACCGGCCGTCGGGGCAAGGGCTATGCCGCGATGAGTAGGAGGGCGCGGAGGTCACTGCAAAACCTGGGGCGCGAGCCCGGGCGAAGCGGCCGTCGGTGCAGATCTTGGTGGTAGTAGCAAATATTCAAATGAGAACTTTGAAGGCCGAAGAGGGGAAAGGTTCCATGTGAACGGCACTTGCACATGGGTTAGTCAATCCTAAGGGACGGGGGAAGCCCGTCTGATAGCGCCGCTGGCGCGTACTTCGAAAGGGAATCGGGTTAAAATTCCTGAACCGGGACGTGGCGGCTGACGGCAACGTTAGGGAGTCCGGAGACGTCGGTGGGGGCCTCGGGAAGAGTTATCTTTTCTGTTTAATAGCCTGCCCACCTTGGAAACGGCTCAGCCGGAGGTAGGGTGCAGCGGCTGGAAGAGCACCGCACGTCGCGTGGTGTTCGGTGCGCCCCCGGCGGCCCTTGAAAATCTGGAGGACCGAGTGCCTATCACGCCCGGTCGTACTCATAACTGCATCAGGTCNNNNNNNNNNNNNNNNNNNNNNNNNNNNNNNNNNNNNNNNNNNNNNNNNNNNNNNNNNNNNNNNNNNNNNNNNNNNNNNNNNNNNNNNNNNNNNNNNNNNNNNNNNNNNNNNNNNNNNNNNNNNNNNNNNNNNNNNNNNNNNNNNNNNNNNNNNNNNNNNNNNNNNNNNNNNNNNNNNNNNNNNNNNNNNNNNNNNNNNNNNNNNNNNNNNNNNNNNNNNNNNNNNNNNNNNNNNNNNNNNNNNNNNNNNNNNNNNNNNNNNNNNNNNNNNNNNNNNNNNNNNNNNNNNNNNNNNNNNNNNNNNNNNNNNNNNNNNNNNNNNNNNNNNNNNNNNNNNNNNNNNNNNNNNNNNNNNNNNNNNNNNNNNNNNNNNNNNNNNNNNNNNNNNNNNNNNNNNNNNNNNNNNNNNNNNNNNNNNNNNNNNNNNNNNNNNNNNNNNNNNNNNNNNNNNNNNNNNNNNNNNNNNNNNNNNNNNNNNNNCTCTAGTCCGACTTTGTGAAATGACTTGAGAGGTGTATGATAAGTGGGAGCCGGAAACGGCGAAATTGAAGTACCACTACTTTTAACGTTATTTTACTTATTCCGTTAATCGGAGGCGGGGCATTGCCCCTCTTTTTGGACCCAAGGCTGGCTTCGGCCGGTTGATCCGGGCGGAAGACATTGTCAGGTGGGGAGTTTGGCTGGGGCGGCACATCTGTTAAAAGATAACGCATGTGTCCTAAGATGAGCTCAACGAGAACAGAAATCTCGTGTGGAACAGAAGGGTAAAAGCTCGTTTGATTCTGATTTCCAGTACGAATACGAACCGTGAAAGCGTGGCCTAACGATCCTTTAGACCTTCGGAATTTGAAGCTAGAGGTGTCAGAAAAGTTACCACAGGGATAACTGGCTTGTGGCAGCCAAGCGTTCATAGCGACGTTGCTTTTTGATCCTTCGATGTCGGCTCTTCCTATCATTGTGAAGCAGAATTCACCAAGTGTTGGATTGTTCACCCACCAATAGGGAACGTGAGCTGGGTTTAGACCGTCGTGAGACAGGTTAGTTTTACCCTACTGATGATAGTGTCGCAATAGTAATTCAACCTAGTACGAGAGGAACCGTTGATTCGCACAATTGGTCATCGCGCTTGGTTGAAAAGCCAGTGGCGCGAAGCTACCGTGCGTTGGATTATGACTGAACGCCTCTAAGTCAGAATCCGGGCTAGAAGCGACGCGTGCGCCCGCCGCTCGTTTGCCGACCAGCAGTAGGGGGCCTGGCCCCCCAGAGGCACGTGCCGTTGGCGACGCCCCCAGGGCGGACGAGCCCTGTGGGGATGCCTTGAAGCGCTTTTCCGAACGAGCGGCGGGGAGAATCCTTTGCAGACGACTTAAATACGCGACGGGGGATTGTAAGTGGCAGAGTGGCCTTGCTGCCACGATCCACTGAGATTCAGCCCTTGTCGCTTCGATTCGTCCCTccccttgaaaaatttcacaagTTAAAAAGTTCTCGGCTCGAGGCTATAACTATTCCCCAGGAGAAGCCGGGGTTTTTCGAGGCAGGCCAAGGCCCGTGAAACGGAGACCGGGCAACGACCCCCCGGGCTAGGCATAGACCCGGCCTGCACGGGCACCTGCCCAGGTGTGGACGGCCAGCATGTGTGCCTTGGCCGAATTTCGTCGACGCAATGATCTCGTTTATTCGAAAGGTGCTTGGGAAAAACTGCGTCGAAATTCGACCCCTACAGGAGTTTCGCTGAGCATGTCGGACAGAACAGGCACGTGGCCTGTCCCCAGCGATTGCAACGGAGGACCTAAATTTCCACACATCACCGTTGGCTCGTGAGTTTTGCCTGAAGTTCTGTCGGGGCGTCAAGAATACCTTTTAAAGGCTGCGCGAAAAAATATCCCGGTCAAACATGACCTTTCCTCTTTGGGGAGAGTCGCCTTCCCCCGCCCCCCTACGGCCCCCGGGGGAAGAATGGGCCGTATAGAACGCAAACGAATCCCCGAACGGCAAAACCGACCTCAACCGGCTTAACTTCTGTAACGGCTCGGCAGCCTATTATAGGGAGGCGTCCCCAGTTGCTCAGACTCGACCTGGCCGAAGGATTGCTGGGCGCAATGCCAGCACTACGCTCGATGCCTGGTCCCCCCCATAGGCAGCAAGACCCGGTACGCGGTCAACCGGGGAAGGACGTGACCCGAGGGAGAGCTGGCACCCGCCGAGGTCGGGCCACGCCTAGACTCGGCACGTGGTCCACGTAGAAAGACGCGCCCGGGAAAGGGTGAGCAGGCACCCTGCGAGGCAGGTGGCGTTGCAACGTTGGCTGGGGGCGTTGCAACGGAGGCAGGTCGCGTTGCAACGGATGCCGGGCGAGTTGCAACGTTGGCTGGGCGGCGTTGCAACGGAGGCAGGTCGCGTTACAGCGTTGGCTGGGGGGCGGT from Arachis duranensis cultivar V14167 unplaced genomic scaffold, aradu.V14167.gnm2.J7QH unplaced_Scaffold_56061, whole genome shotgun sequence encodes:
- the LOC110277260 gene encoding uncharacterized protein LOC110277260, with translation MIGRADIEGSKSNVAMNAWLPQASYPCGNFSDTSSFKFRRSKGSLGHAFTVRIRTGNQNQTSFYPSVPHEISVLVELILGHMRYLLTDVPPQPNSPPDNVFRPDQPAEASLGSKKRGNAPPPINGISKITLKVVVLQFRRFRLPLIIHLSSHFTKSD